The Cyanobacterium stanieri LEGE 03274 genome contains a region encoding:
- a CDS encoding RAMP superfamily CRISPR-associated protein — translation MGTLQQGLQSLKQDLKNELNIEVKDTQPVEESIIMPSPEQVPMMYRAQVSGRCSLQYGKNQKDLDRWTEEWVYPNKKDEPSYQFKKPQLALDDGVYRFEIEFPWRVFSNCGQDSIFRPVIGKDGIPFIPGSGIKGLFRRLLEWADISDDDKRTIQNYCGTADKPATLRFLRAYPLGDWAQTKRVTPRNKNEEIRYQMVDICHPQQKKQVEGGGRPQAIALISFYKPTFVFELSSIKPLGLTEWQHIEQLLRKALNQGIGGKTSNGYGLYNAPQDKNLYPLAFHLFAKGVSPLLRNDEPEFRPNLFKATLRGHVSRLLGGATNNVDTVKIKVNQLFGDNSPGSLQLYWETLPEFLTMGTYGRENTPIYENQGILYLDVKKNNNNQDIAFLQKVMEFAFIMGGFGKSWRRVYHPDFMNYNTRAIGCHWWGSWQKPDQPLNINNPQQLTQFLNGLFNTCQQYLNINNNQQYINNWRESWHPQNVKVFSKVVAKSELITLFHEDKFKYTPAIGGKNRGDKRPKYVSCVWHRMLPIENNQYLEIMTVFRGDNQLWNGQKANFEKEITERNFGLTWGNKN, via the coding sequence ATGGGAACGTTACAACAAGGTTTACAAAGCCTTAAACAAGATCTTAAAAATGAATTAAATATTGAGGTAAAAGATACTCAACCAGTGGAGGAGTCAATTATAATGCCGTCTCCTGAACAAGTTCCCATGATGTATCGAGCGCAAGTATCGGGGAGATGTTCTTTGCAGTATGGCAAAAATCAAAAGGATTTAGATCGTTGGACGGAGGAATGGGTTTATCCGAATAAAAAAGATGAGCCGTCTTATCAGTTTAAAAAACCTCAGTTAGCTTTGGATGATGGGGTTTATCGTTTTGAAATCGAGTTTCCTTGGCGTGTTTTTAGTAATTGTGGTCAGGATAGTATTTTTCGCCCTGTCATAGGTAAGGATGGTATTCCCTTTATCCCGGGTAGTGGCATTAAGGGATTATTTAGAAGGTTACTTGAATGGGCGGATATTAGTGATGATGATAAACGAACAATTCAAAATTATTGTGGTACAGCGGATAAACCTGCAACATTGAGATTTCTTCGGGCTTATCCTCTTGGGGATTGGGCGCAGACAAAACGAGTTACACCCCGAAATAAAAATGAGGAAATTCGTTATCAAATGGTGGATATTTGTCACCCCCAACAAAAAAAACAAGTTGAAGGAGGAGGGCGCCCACAGGCGATCGCCCTTATTAGCTTTTATAAACCCACTTTTGTATTTGAACTAAGTAGTATTAAACCCTTGGGACTGACAGAATGGCAACACATCGAACAACTATTAAGAAAAGCCTTAAATCAAGGCATCGGCGGAAAAACCAGTAATGGCTATGGTTTGTATAATGCCCCCCAAGACAAAAATCTCTATCCTCTCGCATTTCATCTCTTTGCTAAAGGAGTCAGCCCTTTATTGCGCAATGATGAGCCAGAGTTTCGCCCAAATTTATTTAAAGCTACATTAAGGGGTCATGTTAGCCGTCTTTTAGGGGGAGCAACAAATAATGTTGATACAGTTAAAATAAAGGTTAATCAACTGTTTGGCGATAACTCCCCTGGTAGCTTACAACTTTATTGGGAAACCCTTCCCGAATTTTTAACGATGGGAACTTATGGCAGGGAAAATACGCCCATTTATGAAAATCAAGGGATACTTTATCTTGATGTGAAAAAGAACAATAATAATCAGGATATTGCTTTTTTGCAAAAGGTGATGGAATTTGCTTTTATTATGGGTGGTTTTGGTAAATCTTGGCGCCGAGTCTATCACCCCGATTTTATGAACTATAACACCCGTGCGATCGGTTGTCATTGGTGGGGTAGTTGGCAAAAACCAGATCAACCATTAAATATTAATAATCCTCAACAACTCACTCAATTTCTCAACGGCTTATTTAATACCTGTCAACAATATTTAAACATCAACAACAATCAGCAATACATCAATAATTGGCGAGAATCTTGGCATCCCCAGAATGTTAAAGTTTTCTCAAAAGTAGTCGCCAAATCGGAGCTTATTACCTTATTTCATGAGGACAAATTCAAATATACCCCTGCCATTGGCGGTAAAAATAGAGGTGATAAACGTCCTAAATATGTAAGTTGTGTTTGGCATCGAATGTTACCCATAGAGAATAATCAATATTTAGAAATTATGACCGTTTTTCGAGGTGATAACCAGTTATGGAATGGGCAAAAAGCTAATTTTGAAAAAGAGATAACTGAGAGAAACTTTGGATTGACATGGGGAAATAAAAACTAA
- a CDS encoding TIGR03985 family CRISPR-associated protein, with amino-acid sequence MPEMPETPLYRQCPPSATNLWSIIDTPKNLRYPTPDNPRFEKAQKSLFDNIKKAFRLYAEVMSFYDQSLDFYFIHDQITFSQGDWRNFLNQENNREYLNDSVKNWLVTFGIRDNDWLTGFQDLYGIDLTQEQKQKILNLIPFECLQPKNGQNGIRTFNNDFIGLAKRGFLISGKKSYGKLSLEDIEEKLTVNSNVNSSGEITNLYEFVDNLKFDEVLISTSENLKDKQRFFIKLQHIVDRNTIDKIQDIIFTLRDIWEKEEIPLIRIKYASSSQREIFEDLIIYPICLFYNQRGIYLTGYGPKPGGLINYLGYYNYRLDHFQELDRNQYIFTEEWDEENYNIHLKLFDKKDELQEETSDDIYSQLQDALGVDLHREIKTMLLHFPQDFHTYYIENTKRHDTFKRLSVRDINKFWQNFEGCLRHTQTTLTNDDKQLINEVISNNPDDAYYVMDYRHGKDGGNDVEADVIMRLRSWGHNVEILAPADLRKRMKEDSQKLWQVYE; translated from the coding sequence ATGCCAGAAATGCCAGAAACCCCTTTATATCGACAATGTCCTCCTTCAGCCACTAATTTGTGGTCAATAATTGATACACCAAAAAATTTACGTTATCCCACCCCAGATAATCCGAGGTTTGAGAAAGCCCAAAAAAGTTTATTTGATAATATTAAAAAAGCGTTTCGCTTGTATGCAGAAGTGATGAGTTTTTATGACCAGTCATTAGATTTTTATTTTATTCATGATCAAATAACTTTTAGTCAAGGAGATTGGCGAAATTTTTTAAATCAGGAAAATAATAGGGAATATCTCAATGATTCGGTAAAAAATTGGTTAGTTACATTTGGTATCAGAGACAATGATTGGTTAACGGGTTTTCAAGATTTATATGGAATTGATTTAACACAAGAGCAAAAACAGAAAATACTCAATTTAATTCCCTTTGAATGTTTACAACCAAAAAATGGTCAAAATGGTATCAGAACCTTTAATAATGACTTTATTGGTTTAGCAAAAAGAGGTTTTTTGATTTCTGGCAAAAAGAGTTATGGCAAATTATCTTTAGAAGATATTGAAGAAAAATTAACCGTTAATAGTAATGTTAATAGCAGTGGAGAAATCACTAATTTATACGAATTTGTTGATAATCTGAAGTTTGACGAAGTATTAATAAGTACATCGGAAAATCTCAAAGATAAACAAAGATTTTTTATTAAACTTCAACACATAGTAGATAGAAATACTATTGATAAAATTCAAGATATAATCTTCACTTTACGAGACATCTGGGAAAAAGAAGAAATCCCCCTAATTAGGATAAAATATGCTAGTTCTAGCCAGAGAGAAATCTTTGAAGATTTAATTATTTATCCTATCTGTTTATTTTACAATCAACGGGGAATTTATTTAACAGGTTATGGGCCTAAACCAGGGGGTCTTATTAATTATTTAGGTTATTATAATTATCGGTTAGATCATTTTCAAGAATTAGATAGAAATCAATATATTTTTACTGAAGAATGGGATGAGGAAAATTATAATATTCATTTGAAATTATTTGATAAAAAAGATGAGTTACAAGAAGAAACATCAGATGATATTTATAGTCAATTACAGGATGCTTTGGGGGTAGATTTACATAGAGAAATTAAAACGATGTTGTTACATTTTCCCCAAGATTTTCACACTTATTACATTGAAAATACTAAACGTCATGATACTTTTAAACGGTTAAGTGTGAGGGATATTAATAAATTTTGGCAGAATTTTGAGGGATGTTTAAGACATACTCAGACTACTTTAACTAATGATGATAAACAGTTAATTAATGAAGTTATCAGTAATAATCCTGATGATGCTTATTATGTGATGGATTATCGTCATGGCAAAGATGGAGGTAATGATGTGGAGGCGGATGTGATTATGCGCTTAAGGAGTTGGGGGCATAATGTGGAAATTTTGGCACCTGCTGATTTGAGAAAGAGAATGAAAGAAGATTCTCAAAAATTGTGGCAAGTTTATGAATGA
- a CDS encoding type III-B CRISPR module-associated Cmr3 family protein — protein sequence MNNVTYNLKYLTIIEPLGFLYGSAGRFLSPENLVGRSGAKFPPSSTTLSGVFAANLNDDERKKLCVAGPFWGKTERVHEEQNFYVPTPLNYLVKNGQIQHKLHWDDQKKGWYDEEGNEPADKFDKSTWIPINQWDNPTTVESPPWRFTPHLHPRLAQDQRRVYIEDEDTPAEDKKGSLFLENAVEMSPDTCLVYLSSQALESGWYRFGGEGHMVEITCIELNHYLQNLLKQPIENQLALITPAVWGSNRLSYRYPVHNQKEKSITPTQQTSDTEYVWNTKTIFTSRAHPFRYRFGNHEDPTRPKLLSRGRYAVPAGTVYVLEDSLSQSWLEWDESWFPREGVSFKRWGCGLALPIKSLQTSG from the coding sequence ATGAATAATGTAACTTATAATCTCAAGTATTTAACAATCATTGAACCCCTCGGATTTTTGTACGGTAGCGCAGGAAGATTTTTGTCTCCAGAAAACCTCGTAGGGCGATCGGGCGCCAAATTTCCCCCCAGCAGTACCACCTTATCAGGGGTTTTTGCCGCCAACCTAAATGATGATGAACGGAAAAAATTATGTGTTGCTGGCCCATTTTGGGGTAAAACTGAGCGAGTGCATGAGGAACAAAACTTTTATGTACCAACCCCCCTTAATTACCTTGTTAAAAATGGTCAAATTCAACATAAATTACACTGGGATGACCAGAAAAAAGGATGGTATGACGAAGAAGGCAACGAACCCGCCGACAAATTCGATAAAAGTACATGGATACCCATCAACCAATGGGATAATCCCACCACCGTAGAATCACCCCCTTGGCGCTTTACTCCTCACCTACACCCCCGATTAGCCCAAGATCAGCGACGGGTTTATATTGAAGATGAAGACACCCCCGCAGAGGACAAAAAGGGTAGTTTATTCCTCGAAAATGCCGTGGAAATGTCCCCCGATACTTGTCTAGTTTATTTGTCTTCTCAAGCCCTAGAGTCAGGGTGGTATCGCTTCGGTGGCGAAGGTCATATGGTGGAGATCACTTGTATTGAACTCAATCACTACTTGCAAAACCTGTTAAAACAACCCATAGAAAACCAACTAGCTCTAATTACCCCTGCAGTATGGGGTTCTAATCGTCTCTCGTACCGTTATCCCGTCCATAACCAAAAAGAAAAATCTATCACCCCCACACAACAAACATCGGACACCGAATATGTTTGGAACACAAAAACAATTTTTACCAGCCGAGCGCATCCTTTCCGCTATCGTTTTGGTAACCATGAAGATCCCACTCGCCCGAAACTCCTCTCCAGAGGACGTTATGCCGTACCAGCCGGAACGGTATATGTGTTGGAAGACTCCCTTTCCCAATCTTGGTTAGAGTGGGATGAAAGCTGGTTTCCTCGGGAAGGGGTATCTTTCAAACGGTGGGGATGTGGCTTAGCTTTACCGATTAAATCTCTCCAGACATCGGGCTAG
- a CDS encoding phospholipase D-like domain-containing protein — protein MTIEYLNFSSDSQSNTEDEISKRYDNRPGFELVSLVSVGLPVTRITLTVLTLLRKPIPPIEEFVLKSIDACLSSIEEINNFLGLEQSIVKNAMINLRQAENIDLIASQESKFQEWKLTKKGKTTLEEARIIVPEERSYPINFDRMLGKPRWYGKLEENKGLLRPKDLRYSNILEIPAYPAKLLELDDLNLNDVEKMIHQIAKDKKYKKEKQRDFIGLKAMEKRENFFQEAFALVYKQKDSNELQIAFAIDGRLSDEHESAFARAKGGKKDRIIKQLRENVLNQSRELKSLAEAKFGSGILEEAEKYEQQITSVREQVQEKTTQLETEINLTRQDIEIIDNEEEKKELKNKLEKAVNEIAELNKRLNSLISSTPIRFLKTYDHRPLLEEALKDSKERLLIISPWIRANASNSWLIDSLEKLLKRGVKVFIGYGFGDESEENRRDYDIEAENKIKKLAKRYQDNFVFKRLGDTHSKILVSDQKFAIVGSFNWLSFKGDPNRTFRDERSILVSYPQKIDELFDNEIKRLDLCL, from the coding sequence ATGACTATTGAGTATTTGAATTTTAGTTCAGATTCACAATCTAATACTGAAGATGAAATTTCTAAACGCTATGATAATCGTCCTGGTTTTGAATTAGTTAGTTTAGTATCAGTTGGTCTTCCTGTAACTAGAATTACCTTAACTGTATTAACCCTCCTTCGTAAACCGATTCCTCCTATAGAAGAATTTGTTTTAAAATCTATTGATGCTTGTTTATCTTCTATAGAAGAAATTAATAACTTTTTAGGTTTAGAACAATCAATTGTTAAAAATGCAATGATTAATCTGAGACAAGCAGAAAATATTGATTTAATTGCTTCACAAGAATCCAAATTTCAAGAATGGAAGTTAACCAAAAAAGGAAAAACCACACTTGAAGAAGCAAGAATTATTGTACCTGAAGAAAGGTCTTATCCTATTAACTTCGATAGAATGTTAGGAAAACCACGTTGGTATGGAAAATTAGAGGAAAATAAAGGTTTATTACGCCCAAAAGACTTAAGGTACAGCAATATTCTTGAAATACCTGCTTATCCAGCTAAACTACTAGAGTTAGATGATCTTAATCTTAACGATGTTGAGAAAATGATTCATCAAATTGCTAAAGATAAAAAATATAAAAAAGAAAAACAAAGAGATTTTATTGGATTAAAAGCTATGGAAAAGAGGGAAAACTTTTTTCAAGAAGCTTTTGCATTAGTTTATAAACAGAAAGACAGTAATGAGTTACAAATTGCTTTCGCTATTGATGGTAGATTATCAGACGAACATGAATCAGCCTTTGCTCGTGCTAAAGGAGGTAAAAAAGATCGTATTATTAAACAATTAAGAGAAAATGTCTTAAATCAATCCAGAGAATTAAAAAGTTTAGCAGAAGCAAAATTTGGCTCTGGAATACTTGAAGAAGCTGAGAAATATGAACAACAAATTACTTCTGTTAGAGAACAAGTCCAAGAAAAAACTACACAACTTGAAACAGAAATTAATTTAACTCGTCAAGATATTGAAATCATTGATAATGAAGAAGAAAAGAAAGAACTGAAAAACAAACTTGAGAAAGCTGTTAATGAAATAGCAGAACTCAACAAACGACTTAATTCACTTATATCTTCAACACCAATTCGTTTTTTAAAAACTTATGATCATAGACCATTATTAGAAGAAGCATTAAAAGATAGTAAAGAAAGGCTTTTAATTATTTCGCCTTGGATTAGAGCCAATGCTAGTAATAGCTGGTTAATTGATAGTTTAGAAAAGTTATTAAAAAGAGGAGTCAAAGTTTTTATAGGCTACGGTTTTGGGGATGAATCTGAGGAAAATAGGAGAGATTACGATATTGAAGCTGAAAATAAAATTAAAAAATTAGCCAAACGATATCAAGATAACTTTGTATTTAAACGTTTGGGTGATACTCATTCTAAAATTCTTGTTTCTGATCAAAAATTTGCTATTGTAGGTAGTTTTAACTGGTTATCGTTTAAAGGTGATCCTAATCGTACTTTTAGAGACGAAAGAAGTATTTTAGTTTCATATCCACAAAAAATTGATGAGTTGTTTGATAATGAAATAAAAAGATTAGACTTATGCTTATAA
- a CDS encoding RAMP superfamily CRISPR-associated protein, producing MYQKAYGIIETLAPLHVGASAGEESGNLNLIFRDQFTQTGIIPGSSIRGRFRADMRQEKTGQVDNWYGQEAIPNEKDSTTEALVKFEYASIVWIPVYCPNQPVVRVSCPALLRRYQKITNKPMKEFKPYSYYGKKTSSTLFFNLGFLPLKKEDKELKDYIPEEISNRNEYLVLIVNDSEISMIHDMALYRQSRVALEANQKKAKTGAFFDVEALPEGTIMTFPLALKKDGQDGLVQWNKFVQDFKISANKDMYFGGLESIGFGRTKVTLHAVEEK from the coding sequence ATGTATCAAAAAGCCTACGGAATTATCGAAACCTTAGCCCCTCTCCATGTGGGAGCATCAGCGGGGGAAGAAAGCGGTAATCTAAACTTAATTTTTCGGGATCAATTCACCCAAACGGGTATCATTCCGGGCAGTTCCATTCGTGGTCGTTTTCGCGCCGACATGAGACAGGAAAAGACTGGGCAGGTAGATAATTGGTATGGACAAGAAGCCATCCCCAATGAAAAAGACAGCACCACAGAAGCATTAGTCAAATTTGAATATGCCTCCATTGTTTGGATACCTGTTTATTGTCCTAACCAACCCGTTGTGCGAGTATCTTGTCCTGCTTTGTTAAGACGTTATCAGAAAATAACTAATAAACCCATGAAGGAGTTTAAACCCTATAGCTACTACGGGAAAAAAACTAGCTCTACTTTGTTTTTTAATCTCGGTTTTCTACCTCTAAAAAAAGAAGATAAAGAACTTAAAGACTATATTCCCGAGGAAATTTCTAATAGAAATGAATACCTAGTTTTGATAGTAAATGATTCAGAAATATCGATGATCCATGATATGGCTCTTTATCGTCAAAGTCGAGTGGCGTTAGAAGCGAATCAAAAGAAGGCTAAAACAGGAGCGTTTTTTGATGTGGAAGCATTACCAGAAGGCACCATAATGACTTTTCCTCTTGCTCTCAAAAAAGATGGACAAGATGGATTAGTACAGTGGAATAAATTTGTTCAAGACTTCAAAATATCAGCTAATAAAGATATGTATTTTGGGGGTTTAGAATCTATCGGTTTTGGACGTACCAAAGTAACCCTCCATGCAGTAGAGGAAAAATAA
- a CDS encoding serine/threonine-protein kinase, producing MGASLINNRYALTPNPKQSGMSEVYKAADMHNDMQQVAVKIFTKGRIEEEISAESFRREVNALKELKHNHIVELIDSGIDKETGHNFLVLEWMENNLLEKLKQSPLDGWDSFWEEIGKPLLEALAFCHNREYIHRDIKPENILIDHEGTIKLADFGISKLRNFLVPTVTLREFVSRPYTPLEDDDGSYTYTRDVFSFGVVTLKCLTNVPLIDYESVKKAIQELDAPCEIIKIIENSISDYPEERQHNAQILLSEITRFQEKRERAFIEKTQKCYLMLPRNLEKIGSELKANSHTEIQKIILEDLNNECGIECYKNKKSNEYEEGQYKIFGVDYSYHVKIEQCNLDKLIILNAINLSSDILEQNRLKNYNPNYEFSFETFYNINQAQEIIRELQLSIEEYDATIRQKQAEDEKQRLFRTWESILRAKTDWERQRQKPLIYTEVSQDKNRAFFTLESIPDDDLVGQTRHVTLKNNNYSLLSGEIEEIKDDKLILYINYGEVERIPKKGVLKFDTRAAESALRQQKYALDAIKYDQAVRSEIRTLLINPQEVSLPNLEQDIQFIQTLNESQKEIVKAALETEDFLVVEGPPGTGKTTFITELILQTLKQNPNARILLTSQTHVALDNALERIKTVDTFLKIVRIGNHEKVAENIYALLFEEQMDQWKKEVLNQSKDFIDIWSKEHDLDKKDVEVAIHFQKLRSLANQLNNLKQEIESLKQEKYELIEQPEYESYLENYDFNSPNVKLPNNLPEETKEQLKYLDDKIKEFEKKAKSIRQDEQKPVALELENLSGFNLEEIEKMSINELESYESILADSNNIQAKQLKKLMRIQQDWFDIFGKSDSDHFNSALIKRSQIVAGTCIGLAPKITEVEFDLCIIDEASKATATEVLVPIARSKKWILVGDTKQLPPFQDEASRNQEFLDKYDLNSEEIKETLFAYLLRTLPKANCKILNIQHRMVAPIGELISQCFYDGQIQSARTDIDHELNKIIPKPVTWLTTSKLPNHCEQTAYQNQSYNNTAEVKVIVKLLNRLNAVAKNVCKNYSVAILTGYSAQKILLERTLDSELDNWERLAIKWNTVDAFQGQEADIAIYSITRSNNKKEFGFLRDTERMNVALSRGKVALVIVGDHDFCRTLNYNPLRTVLEYIEFNPKTCSLHESK from the coding sequence ATGGGAGCGTCTTTAATTAATAACAGATATGCTTTAACACCCAATCCTAAACAAAGTGGGATGAGTGAAGTTTATAAAGCTGCTGATATGCATAATGATATGCAACAAGTAGCAGTCAAAATTTTTACAAAGGGAAGAATTGAAGAGGAAATTTCAGCAGAATCTTTTAGAAGAGAAGTTAATGCATTAAAAGAATTAAAACATAATCATATTGTTGAATTAATTGATTCAGGAATTGACAAAGAAACTGGTCATAACTTTCTAGTACTAGAATGGATGGAAAATAATTTATTAGAAAAGTTAAAACAATCACCTCTTGATGGATGGGATTCATTTTGGGAAGAAATTGGAAAACCCTTGTTAGAAGCCTTAGCTTTTTGTCATAACAGAGAGTATATTCATAGAGACATCAAACCGGAAAATATCTTAATTGATCATGAAGGAACTATCAAATTAGCAGATTTTGGTATCTCAAAACTGAGAAATTTTCTAGTCCCTACTGTAACCTTAAGAGAGTTTGTTTCTCGTCCTTATACGCCACTAGAAGATGATGATGGCTCTTATACTTATACCCGTGATGTATTCAGCTTTGGGGTTGTGACTCTTAAATGCTTGACAAATGTACCACTTATCGACTATGAAAGTGTTAAAAAGGCAATTCAAGAATTAGATGCACCTTGTGAAATCATAAAGATAATTGAAAATTCTATTTCCGATTATCCCGAAGAACGTCAACATAATGCACAAATCCTATTATCAGAAATAACAAGATTTCAAGAAAAGCGTGAAAGAGCATTTATTGAAAAAACTCAAAAATGTTATTTAATGCTTCCAAGAAATTTAGAAAAAATAGGTAGTGAGTTAAAAGCTAACTCTCATACAGAAATTCAAAAAATAATTCTCGAAGACTTAAATAATGAGTGTGGTATAGAATGTTATAAAAATAAAAAATCTAATGAATATGAGGAAGGTCAATATAAAATTTTTGGAGTTGATTATAGTTATCATGTAAAAATTGAACAATGCAATTTAGACAAATTAATTATCTTAAATGCGATTAATCTTTCCAGTGATATTTTAGAGCAAAATAGGTTAAAAAATTATAATCCCAACTATGAGTTTAGTTTTGAAACATTTTATAATATAAATCAAGCTCAAGAAATTATCAGAGAACTTCAATTATCAATTGAAGAATATGATGCTACTATCAGACAGAAACAAGCAGAAGATGAAAAACAAAGATTATTTAGAACTTGGGAAAGTATTTTAAGAGCAAAGACAGACTGGGAAAGACAACGTCAAAAACCTTTAATCTATACAGAAGTTAGTCAAGATAAAAACCGTGCTTTTTTTACTTTAGAGTCAATTCCTGATGATGATCTTGTTGGACAAACTCGCCATGTAACTCTTAAAAATAATAACTATAGTCTCTTAAGTGGAGAAATTGAAGAAATTAAAGATGATAAACTAATTCTCTACATCAATTATGGAGAAGTAGAAAGAATACCAAAAAAAGGTGTATTAAAATTTGATACTCGTGCGGCAGAGTCCGCATTAAGACAACAAAAATATGCTTTAGATGCGATTAAATATGATCAGGCTGTACGTTCAGAAATTCGTACTTTATTAATTAATCCTCAAGAAGTTAGTTTACCTAATTTAGAACAGGATATTCAATTTATTCAAACTCTTAATGAATCTCAGAAAGAGATTGTTAAAGCAGCATTGGAAACCGAAGATTTTTTAGTAGTTGAAGGACCTCCTGGCACAGGAAAAACAACTTTTATTACCGAACTAATTTTACAAACTCTAAAACAAAATCCTAACGCTAGAATCTTGCTTACATCACAAACTCATGTAGCTTTAGATAATGCTTTAGAGAGAATTAAGACAGTTGATACTTTTTTAAAAATTGTCCGCATTGGCAATCATGAAAAAGTTGCTGAAAATATTTACGCTTTGTTATTTGAAGAGCAAATGGATCAATGGAAAAAAGAAGTTTTGAATCAGAGTAAAGATTTTATTGATATTTGGTCGAAGGAACATGACTTAGATAAAAAAGATGTAGAAGTGGCTATCCATTTTCAAAAATTGAGAAGTCTTGCTAATCAACTAAATAATTTAAAACAAGAAATTGAATCTTTAAAACAAGAAAAATATGAATTAATTGAGCAACCAGAATATGAGTCTTACCTTGAGAATTATGATTTTAATAGTCCAAATGTCAAACTTCCTAATAATTTACCAGAAGAGACCAAAGAGCAACTCAAATATTTAGATGATAAAATCAAAGAGTTTGAGAAAAAAGCTAAATCTATTCGTCAAGATGAACAAAAACCAGTGGCATTAGAGTTAGAAAATTTAAGTGGGTTTAATCTTGAAGAAATTGAGAAGATGTCAATAAATGAGTTAGAAAGCTATGAAAGCATATTAGCTGATTCTAATAATATACAAGCAAAACAACTCAAAAAACTAATGAGAATCCAACAAGATTGGTTTGATATTTTTGGTAAAAGTGATAGTGATCACTTTAATTCTGCATTAATCAAACGTTCTCAAATTGTAGCCGGAACTTGTATTGGACTTGCTCCAAAAATTACTGAAGTTGAATTTGATTTGTGTATTATAGATGAAGCATCAAAAGCAACGGCAACCGAAGTATTAGTACCAATTGCTAGATCAAAAAAATGGATTTTAGTAGGTGATACGAAACAACTTCCACCTTTTCAAGATGAAGCTAGTAGAAACCAAGAATTTTTAGATAAATATGACTTAAATTCTGAGGAGATTAAGGAAACCTTATTTGCTTATTTACTCAGAACTTTACCAAAAGCTAATTGCAAAATCCTGAATATTCAACATCGCATGGTAGCACCCATTGGAGAGTTAATCAGTCAATGTTTTTATGATGGTCAAATTCAAAGTGCTAGAACCGATATAGATCACGAACTAAATAAAATTATACCTAAACCTGTTACTTGGTTAACAACCAGTAAACTTCCTAATCATTGTGAACAAACTGCGTATCAAAATCAAAGCTATAATAATACTGCTGAAGTTAAAGTAATTGTTAAACTGCTAAATCGTCTTAATGCGGTGGCAAAAAATGTATGTAAAAACTATAGCGTAGCAATTTTGACAGGGTATTCAGCACAAAAAATACTCTTAGAACGAACCTTAGACTCAGAATTAGATAATTGGGAAAGATTAGCTATTAAATGGAATACAGTTGACGCATTTCAAGGACAAGAAGCCGATATTGCTATTTATTCGATTACTCGTTCTAATAACAAAAAAGAGTTTGGCTTCTTGCGAGATACAGAGAGAATGAATGTTGCTTTATCAAGGGGCAAAGTTGCTTTAGTAATCGTAGGAGATCATGATTTTTGTCGGACGTTAAATTATAATCCTTTACGAACTGTTCTTGAATATATAGAATTTAATCCTAAAACTTGTTCCTTACATGAGTCTAAATAA
- a CDS encoding TnsD family Tn7-like transposition protein: MNKRVDWEKRDQEVKIQVESAVQEILQKDKPERVTLRKVGIMTGLKALLEQKLDKLPLTKTYLEETVESVKMFQDGRIQWAIALLEEQGEEVKSWKVKRFAGITDQLSEKVEKIIDSYYFGILVDQIPCNDK; this comes from the coding sequence GTGAATAAAAGAGTGGATTGGGAAAAAAGAGATCAAGAAGTCAAAATTCAGGTAGAGAGTGCAGTTCAAGAAATTTTGCAAAAGGATAAACCAGAAAGAGTTACCTTGAGAAAAGTAGGTATTATGACAGGATTAAAAGCACTTTTAGAGCAGAAACTGGATAAATTACCCCTGACAAAAACTTATTTAGAAGAAACTGTCGAGTCAGTGAAAATGTTTCAGGATGGAAGGATACAATGGGCGATCGCACTTTTAGAAGAACAGGGGGAGGAGGTAAAATCATGGAAAGTTAAAAGGTTTGCTGGAATAACAGATCAGCTCTCAGAAAAAGTTGAAAAAATCATTGATTCCTATTATTTTGGTATTCTGGTTGACCAAATTCCCTGTAATGACAAATAA